A region of the Vanrija pseudolonga chromosome 2, complete sequence genome:
tACCACTCACcttcaccacccacccaccaccgaccaccacactggcagcagcaccactcTACTCACTAccaccgaccgacgacaccaccacgcaACCACACCTCTGCCTgcaccgcaccgcgccgcatCCACGCCGCTGCTTGACCTTTTCGTCCTTAAACGTCCCATTCGGATCACCCCATCCGACTCATGGAGACGCAGTACGCTTCCACAAGAACGTTGCATAAAGACGAAAAGCTCTACTCGTACAAcacacagcagcagcagcagcaacagcagcacggccagcagcagcagcagcaacaccaGCACCCACAACACCCACAACAACCTCATCGTATCACAGAAAACTACAACACTCTCTCACactcgcgccagcagccgcaacagcagcagcagcctgcatCCGGCTCGCAAGCGCATCAAGCGCAcgcaagcgcaagcagcgTCGCCACGGCtcatctcgacgacgcgggcgccgcctcgcgctcatcaggcccagcgcgccgcgactcgccgccgcagcaccagcagccgtcgtcgtcgtcgacggccctGCGCGATTTTGTGCACgccggcccgccgccgctccgccgcttgagcgcgccgtcatTGCCTGGAGCATCATCATCGAGTTTCCGCACCAGCGCCGGTCTGCCATCACCGCTCCCCCCGTTGCCATCAGCGCTttcacaccaccaccacaaccagcaccaccacgcatCCGACGTtgcctcttcctcctccgcacGCCCATACCTCCCAGCACCGGCTCCGAGCCTAGCACCAcgcgcccacgccccgcccccggccATCCACATCCCCACTGGCCGCGCCAACTACGGTCGAGCAGCTTACAACGAGCCGCAGACGgcgcccctcgtcgccccacctcgctcgccgcactTTGctcagcaccagcagcagcagcccccaCTCTCTGGTGGACGCATCCCTCTCTCTCCAATCTCGACACACGTCCGTTCTCTTCTCGCGCCACCCTACGGACCGTCAGGCTCGGCGTCTGCCCCTTCCTCTGCGTCCGCATCATCGTCTGCCCCTCTCGACGAGTATCGTGCCCTTCGCTCCCCCCACCCTCCTCTCACTGCCCTCTACCCACAACACCCGTGGCCCCCGCAGCTGCCCGCCCACGTTCGATCAGACGTatcggcagccgcggcgtcgtcagctcagcccgacggcgaccaccaccaccaccctcgccaacgccccTATCTGTCCAGTCCCCTAGGCGACGGCCCATCAAGTGCTAGCAGCACGCATCACTCGCACAGTTTCCCGTACAACAATCCTTCCCACCGCCACATCCACGGCTCGCACCACGCCAGCGCTGGAGCTGcaccacaacaacagcgCACAAGTTCGCAACAAGGGCACGCCCAGACACAACCCTTGTCCCCCGCCTATCTTTCGGCTCCCCCTCTCTATTCTTCGGGCCCGCCTCGATCAAACACCACACGCACTCATTCTCCTCTCTTTatcccaccaccacttcGTTTCAAGTACTCGGTAtcgccccctccccactcTGCGTACCCCGAAATGCCTCCCCGCAAAAAGGTGGCTGGATCGACGGCGACCGTGACGTCGACACCACAGACCGTgtcctcggcacgctcgtcCCGCCGCATAGCTGGCTCCATCCCAGACGGCAAGGGCAACGGCTGGACGACGGAGCACACGTACGACTCGATCGGACAGCCAAAAGAAATTATTGTCATCCAGGATAGTGCAAGCCCGATCCCCAAGAAGCGCACCCGCGCagctgttgccgccgccgcagagaGCGCAAAGTGgaacggcggtggcgggtcccaccccgctcccgccgctgctATCAACGGCTCGAGTACAGCAGCAAAGAGGCGAAAGCTTGAAGAAGAAGCAGAGGCAaagaagggcaaggcaaAGGCAACAAACGTGGGTGGACTGATCAAACAATAGAGCACACTTGCTGACGCGACAATCAGTCGTCAACCTCTGTTCACACTCAGCCCGCCCCACCATTGCCCTTGCAACCGCAGGCACACATTCAACAACCGGCTCCGGCAACAGCAACTAGTGGCACCCAGGCTCCAGCATGGGATGACGCCGAAGGCCACTACATTGTCAAGCCAGACGATGTCATTGGAGGACGATGTAAGTTGATACATGGCGGCCCTCGCTGACATGGCGCAGATAAGATTgtgcgcctgctcggccaAGGAACATttggcaaggtcgtcgaAGCACGGCACATTGAATCTAGGCGAAAGGTGGCAATCAAGGTCATCCGAGCGGTCCAAAAGTACCGCGACGCCAGCAAGATTGAAATCCGTgtgctcgagacgctcaagAAGAATGATCCAGAGAACAACTTGTACGTGGTATGAGCTCGGGCGCTTACTGACAATCAACAGCAAGTGTATCCACTTGTCAGAGTACTTTGACTTCCGCAACCACCCATGCTTGGTCTCGGACCTGTATGGCATGAGCGTGTTCGACTTTTTGAAGTTGAATCACTTCCAGCCGTTCCCAGAAAGGCATATCCAGGACTTTGCAAAGAGTCTACTTGCCAGCGTGCAgtgtgagtggcgagggCTGGGCGTCGAGGATTGTGAGCCATGCTGACTGTACCAGTCCTCCACTCGTTGAAGCTCGTCCACACCGACCTCAAGCCAGAAAACATTCTGCTCGTCAGCAATG
Encoded here:
- the lkh1 gene encoding Dual specificity protein kinase lkh1; protein product: MPPRKKVAGSTATVTSTPQTVSSARSSRRIAGSIPDGKGNGWTTEHTYDSIGQPKEIIVIQDSASPIPKKRTRAAVAAAAESAKWNGGGGSHPAPAAAINGSSTAAKRRKLEEEAEAKKGKAKATNSSTSVHTQPAPPLPLQPQAHIQQPAPATATSGTQAPAWDDAEGHYIVKPDDVIGGRYKIVRLLGQGTFGKVVEARHIESRRKVAIKVIRAVQKYRDASKIEIRVLETLKKNDPENNFKCIHLSEYFDFRNHPCLVSDLYGMSVFDFLKLNHFQPFPERHIQDFAKSLLASVQFLHSLKLVHTDLKPENILLVSNESRLSGPRRANARSKSILRNSDIRLIDFGSATFANEYHSSVVSTRHYRAPEIILGLSWSYPCDMFSIGCILVEFFTGDALFQTHDNLEHLAMMEVVMGKMPSRMIERGRLKKPEFFKGNKIDFPNPSVSKSSRKFVKGLKALKDIIPSTNPTNALFLDLVVRLLDFDPETRITVDQALRHPYLRQTIPEPP